The genomic window GGTTTTTAAGTATCTGAGTTCATTGGCCTTAAGTTTAATTATTGTCAATGTTGTCTTATTAGCCATAAGTTTTGCTTTTTACCTATATCGGGCGCACCTGCTGAAGCAAGAGCAAGGCGAAGCCGAGATAAAGAACGTTATCAGCGATAAAAAACGTATACAAGGAATGAAACAAACCGCATTAGCCGTCTTAATTATCGACGTTATGACGATTCTTATACTTTTGAGTATGTTTATGGTTCCCCTATACTCGCAAGGAAGCGGGGCTACCGCGACGAGCACGATTTTAGGAAGCGTTTTATTCTCTAGTTCGGCCTCAATTGAACAGACCATTTACTTTATGGTCACATTTGCAATGTTCGTGGGCGTGGTATTTTACTTTGCGAGTTGTCTTTCAAACTATTTTTATAGTCAGGAAAAATTCATTGAAAAATCAAAAGCGCTCGTTTTTTACTCTTCCTTGATGGCTTTAATATTCTTTCTTTTGGGTTTAGGAATCAGCGTCTATTACAATCTAAAAGGGGTTGCTACGACATCAATCGCCTATATTCCGATGGCAATTATGACCATTGTTATTTTTGCTTATTCCATTTTAAAAGGCCGGTTTGATCTTTTTAACCAAACGGAAGTGAAAGTGAAAAAAGTTCGTTATTATCGAATTGAGCCATTAATTTACGTCTTTATTCTAACTGCTGTAACGGTAGTATCGCTTTTCTTCAATGTGGTAAAGATTGATATTACTTGGTCGAACTACAGCGAAAATGTAAGACTTACGGGACTTACTATTCTCCGGGATTATGCGACTTTGGACGCCAGTTATCGGGCGGTAGCCTTTCTGCTTATCATCATGCTGATATCCTCGGGATTATGTTTGATCTTGGCGATTGCCAGCTATTTGGCCAAGTATACAAAGTTTAATACGATTGTGAAGACGGCCACTTTTGTAAATGTCTTTTTCCTTTTTGTCATCGGAATATCGGGATTTTACTTTTCGGTGGCCAAGGAAATCGACCGTTCAATTATCGAAAGTATTTTTGATCATTATGGTATCTCTATTCCTTCAGGTTATGAATATGAGTATAAAGTCTCTACGGATGTGGTCTACTCTTTGCTTATCGCCGTGCTGGTGACGGTTATCATGTTTTTGCGCAAGGCCTTTGAAACCGAGCAGATTGTTGCCTTAGAAGCCGACCTATATGTCGGCGGTTCGAAACCGGATCAGTTTGGAACCGGCAAAAACGCAGATGGCGATACCCCGGACGATGGAATCGCCCTTAATTTTGATCCCTGTCCCGCTTTTACGGATTTGGATAGCCGAGTTGACAAGTATAAGGAAGAGATGGCACTTCGAAGCGAATTTAAAGTCAAAGACACTTCGTTGAATGAACTCGTTAATTTCGTGGTCGATTACGCCCGTAATTCACGATTGCACCTTTCGTATACACCGGAAAACATCGCCACCTTTGTCGCCGGACTTGGGGCCGCAAAATTATCTATTTTGCAAGGTATGTCGGGAACCGGTAAAACAAGCCTTCCGAAAATATTTAGCGAGGCTATTTTTGGCAATTGCGAAATTATCGAGGTCGAATCTTCGTGGAAAGACAAGAATGAACTATTAGGTTACTACAATGAGTTTTCGATGAAATATACGCCCAAGAAATTTACTCAAAGTCTTTATAAAGCCGCACTCAACAAGGATATATTCACTTTTATTGTACTTGACGAAATGAACCTATCGCGGATTGAATATTATTTTTCGGATTTCTTATCCTTGATGGAAAATGAAGAAGACCGAAGAGAGATAAAACTCATCAATATCAATCTTGCCCGGGAGGTTGAGGGCCAAAGAGTCGAATATCTCGCGCTCAATAATGGCAATACCTTAAAAGTTCCCCCGAACATTTGGTTTATCGGAACCGCCAACCGCGATGAATCGACTTTTGTTATCTCGGATAAAGTTTATGATCGGGCGCACACGATGAATTTTACGAAACGAGCAGCTAAAGTTCGTAATTATCAAGATCCAATTAGTCGGCGATTCTACGACTATGAAACGATAAATAATCTACTGTCTGCCGCTAAAGAAAAAGGCCATTTTGATGCGGAAAATAACGAGATAATTAGAAGTGTCGAGGCTTTGCTTGCTCCCTTCAATATTTCATTTGGGAATCGTATTTTGAAGCAGATTGAGGATTTTGTTAATGTCTATACGGCCTGTTTTCCCAATGAAAAAGTAGAAGATGAGGCCGTAGAAGCAATATTGCTGAGCAAAGTGGTGGCTAAACTCGAAGTTAAGGCCATAGATGATAAGGAAAAACTGGTTGAAGACTTTCAAAAGCTGCATTTAGAACGGTGCGCAGACTTTATTCGGCATCTTGATGGAGAATAAGATGGAAGGCCAACTTAGCAATGCCAAAATTGAGGAATATCATCGTCTCTCTTCTTTGTTAAGCGGAGTCCAAACCTTTGTTGAGAAGCATCCCACGCTAACCTATCTTGAGTTTGATTATTATGTTGTTCATGATTTAACGCTTTTTTCCATCGATCCTAATTTTAACTTTCTGCAGGTGGAAGAAACTTTGAAACTGTTACTCGGCAATTTGGGGCCGATAAAAAGAATTTTTGCTAAACCTATCATCATTCTTCGTGATTCAGATGACGTATTGCCGGTGGAAAATGTTCGCACCATTAATCAAAATACCCTTCTTCATCTGGCTAATCACACCCAAAATGTAACCAATATTTCCAAACGGAAAGTTAAACCGCGGAAACTTTTAACCAGGGTTTATGAGGATGACTATTCGATCTATGAGAATTTAGTTTTTTGCAATTATATCGATGAAATTTTATCTTATGTAAGAAGAAACCGCAAAACACTGAATAATCTTTTATATGCGGGAAGCATTCTTGAATTTAATCTGTTGGAGAAAGCCAATCATATTAATTATTTCTTGGCTTTGGGGAAACTCCACACGGGGTATATCCGCGATTATAGCCAGTATTTAAATTTATCAAAAAGACTGCTGGATGAACTCTCGACGATTAGTCATACTATTCAACCGCGACTAAAAAGACCAATCTATCAAAAAAATCGAATTCGGAATAAAAAATTATCTTTAAAAAAGACCAATATTTTTCTTGCCCAGAAAGACTATCGGCGGGTTTTTCGCACTTATAAACAATTGATCGATGTACGCCCCAAACAGTTGAAGAACATAGATGCGGTAAACTTTGATGAACTCATAAAGAATTATCTTCTTTACATTCAAATACTGACAATTTTTTCGGCGATGCATCTAAACTTTGGGCTGGATGAGAGCAGTAAAATGAATTTGAAGGCATTGGATATCACGCTGACTTTTAAGGGGTGGTCATTAAACATTCTCAACCGTCTTAATAAAGAAGTGATGCTGACCTTTACGAAGGATTGCGTTTATAAAATTTTGATTGTTCCCAATATCGTCGACCAGAATAAAATTGATATCACCGCTGGTGAAGATGAACCGGATGAAATTGTCTTTGCCAGTCAGTTAGAAAATAACTATACCAGTCGTAATGATGTCTACTTAAGTGTAGATGACATCGATTCCTTTCGGCGCCTCCAGCAGATTATTCTTCGGGGAATGATTTATGCGGATCTGAGCCGCGACACGTGCCCATTCTGTGGAGGAAAACTGCAAAAGCGAGGGGCTCTATCCCAATATGAGTGTCCCGATTGCATGACGCAAATAAAAGAAAAAACATGCGATAAGAATGGCAAAAAATATTTTTTAACCGATATCGCACATCTTAGGAAGTCGACTATTAACCGTCGCGATTTTAGTATTGATGAAGAATGGGAGTATAATCGAGCGATAGAGTCGTCGATGTTTTTTCGAAATATTACCCGACTCAATAATAAAATGGATTTTATGTGTCCCTACTGCCAAGAAACTGATTCGCAAAAAGATTAATGAACGCCAAGAATGAACTTTTTTATTAATTAAGGTCTAATAATGGTTGTATTTATCAAAAAATGTTATCCTTTAAACGGAAAGAAGAAATGACTTATGACCGATAATAACAAGTACTCAATTGACAATACTTATCGTTTTCTACGCGTTTATGCCAAACTCGAGGCCAATCAACGAAATTATAACTATCTTGACCATAAATATCCGGAACAAATGAAATTATTTCGACACTTGCGAAATGATTTAGCACATAATTCGGACGAAGATTTTGACTACCCATTTATTGTTTCCGATTCTATTCTTGCCAAAATAGAAGATTTTAATTTGGAAATTTCGGCTCAGGCTTATGCCTATGCGACGAAGGTCAATAAAATACCGCTTATTACTTTTAAGACTTCTATTCGGCAAGTTTTCGATACTCTAATTGCCAGCGATTTTACTTACCTCCCAATTTTAGATGAGAAAAATTTAGTCCGAGGCATAATTACAACCGATGCTATTTTAAAGCTTTTAATTCAAAAAGATGGTGGGGTTATCGATATCAACAATTTGGGCTTTGTCGAGCAATATATGCCCTATTTCGATCTGAAGGCAAGTCCGGACGAAGTTTTTCGTTTTATCGAGAAGCGAGCCCTGTTTTATGAATCGCTTGCCCTTTTTCATCAGGCGACGGATGATAAGAAAATTCTCGGTGCGGTTTTTATTACCCAAAACGGGACCAATAAGGAACCATTACTAGCGATGATGACGAGTAATGACGCCTTGCGTTACCATTTGTGAGGAAATATGAAAAGACATATCGAAGTAGTAGCAGCGATAATTATTAAAGAGGGGAAGATTTTTGCTGCTTGTCGGAGTTACGGCAACAAGGAAACCATAGATAAATTTGAATTTCCGGGCGGAAAAGTCGAAGCCGATGAAACCCATCAAATGGCATTGACCCGGGAAATTAAGGAAGAGTTTTCCGCATCCATTGAAGTTCAAAGTCACTTCATGGACGTCGATTACGAGTACGATGATTTTACGATGACACTTCACGCTTATTTTGCTTTATTGACTAGTCATGAGCTTGTGCCTCAGGAGCATTCATCGATTTTTTGGGGAAGGGCATCGGAGTTGAGTAAGCTCGCCTTTGGACCAGCCGATAGTATTATTGTCAAGGCATTACAAAATAAAAATTTGGCAGCAATTGGAGGTAAATAAATTATGGCCGAAGAACTATATTTCGATTATGGGTTTATTAATAAGTTTAATGATTTGGGGGATGAAGAAAAAAAGCACATTTTGCAGGAAATCTTAGCCCTTCCGATGGATAGTCAGGCCGAAGGTTTTAGCAAAATAAATGTAAGCGAGTATTTTGACGAAGCGGATTTAAAAAGTGACAGGGCGGATATTAGAAAACTTATCGATGAAGTTTTTAAGCAAAAACTAAACCTTCCGCAGTATCGGGAAGCCCGAGACTTTATTCACATGGTAGGGCAGACTAGAAATTCACCGGTCGCTGGTTTCAATGTCAAAAATGAACCGATTGTATATCATGTCTATAAAACCTTAACTGCGCGCAGCCTAAAGCGTGATTTAAATTTTCAACAGGCAATATATAACGATCCGCAAAAAACGGTTATCGCGCCTCTAGCTATCGATTTTGATGAAATATGGGCACATATGGAAAACGGGATGGATATTCGGATTGAAATTGATGATTTGCTGGCCGACAAAACCGGGGCTTTTATGGTGGAAGATGGCTCGATTATAGCAATTAAAATTCTTTTATATATGGCGCTCCGTGGATACTTAGGAGCGAACAAGACCTTTTCCCAAATTTGGTATCTGATTCCGGAAAAGTATCGGCGCTTCGACGAAGAAATATATGGAACAACTTTTCCGTTCGCTCACCATTCAGAAGAGGGTATAACACCGATTGTCGACAATGATGATCGCAATCGCCTTGAATTGGGGTGGATGATCGCTTATATCCGTTTTCATTTGGATGAAGCCCACCTGGTCAGCGAAAATGTTCGCCCCTTGCTGAAGGAACTATCAATTTTCGACAGTAAAAGTGAGATTGAGGCGCATCGGTATTTGGCGGCTATTTACACTGCCTTTGCCATATTTGCCAACTAACTTGATTGGAAGGGATAGTGGAGTAAAACACATAATCCCTTTTTTTTGTAAATACGGAAATTTTGGTGTCCACTCAAAGCGTTGATTAATGATGATTTCAGGATTCGAGCATAAAAACAAAGTATGAACGCGACCAATAAATCGGTATCAAAATCCACTTATTATTGATAAACAAGCCTTAATTCAATATACTCATATTATATACGGGGTATAATAACATGATTAAATTAGTCGAAGTTTCGAAATACTATCATGAAAATAACATCGTCGCCCAAGGAATGAGAAAGGTTTCTCTCGATTTTGATTTGGGTGAATTTGTAGCCATCACCGGCGAATCGGGATCCGGGAAGTCAACTCTACTCAACGTTATTTCGGGGGTAGATACCTACGAAGATGGCGAGATGCTAATCGATGGAGTTCCCACGAGCGGATTTGATGAGAAAGACTGGGATCATTATCGGCGAAATTATATCGGATTTATTTTTCAAAATTATCATCTTATCGATTCTTATACAGTTTATGAAAATGTAGAGAGTGCCTTGGTCTTGACTGATGTCAATCCACGTGAAAGAAAAAAGCGTATCAATGATATCATTGCTCGTGTCGGGCTCTCAAAATGGAAAAATCAACGTGCAGCGCGGCTTTCCGGCGGTCAAAAGCAAAGAGTGGCGATTGCTCGGGCTTTAGCCAAAAATACGCCAATCATAGTAGCGGATGAGCCAACGGGCAACCTTGATGCCGAAAGTGGAAAACAAATATCGGCTCTTTTAGGGGAGATTGCCAAGAATAAATTAGTAATTGTTGTCTCGCATAATTATCCGCAAATTGAACCATATGCCACCCGTAAAATTAAAATGGTCGACGGCGAAGTTATCGAAGATCGCGAACTTAAAGCTAAAAATTCAGTTGAAGAAAATATTGCCCCTTTGTCTGAGCCGGTGAAGAAGAAGAGATGGCATCATGCCCTTTACTTTGCTTGGCGCAATCTGTTTCGTCAGCCCAAACGTTCGATCTTTATTTTTATCGTTTCTTTACTTGCGACGGTTCTTGTCGCCATTAACACCGGCAATGCGCTGGCGGATGCTTATCAGTTATCTTCGGTTTTAAATCTTTTTTCGATGCAGCAAAATTATGCTAACACTGATCCCTCACGCATTGTGGTTACGCCTATGGATGGCGGCGAGTGGACGGAGACGGACAGCAACCGAATAAGCAGAATTATAAATGTAAATAATGTTACCGAAAATGATAAGATGGTCGATACGAAATTTCCGTTAAATTTTGGCACTACAGCATCCAACTATTATTTCGCCGATACTTTTATGCGGGAGTATTATTCACAATTGCCAATTTTAAAGGGCAAAACTCCGCTGGATAAATTTGATGCCATTGTTTCCTACGACGTCATTGATTATTATGGAAATTTATCTTTGCCCATAGAGGTTAGTTTTGGAAGCAGTCAGTTGGCTTCAATTGTTCCGGATATTCGTATAGTTGGGGTTGCGAAAGACGATGGTCGGACTAAAAATACAATTTTTTTCTCCGAAGAGGCCATGACCAGCATCGCTTCGACTTTCAAAATTAATGATTTGGAAGATCGGATTACTGTTTTTTATGATCAAGCGCATACCAGTGG from Bacilli bacterium includes these protein-coding regions:
- a CDS encoding CBS domain-containing protein, with protein sequence MTDNNKYSIDNTYRFLRVYAKLEANQRNYNYLDHKYPEQMKLFRHLRNDLAHNSDEDFDYPFIVSDSILAKIEDFNLEISAQAYAYATKVNKIPLITFKTSIRQVFDTLIASDFTYLPILDEKNLVRGIITTDAILKLLIQKDGGVIDINNLGFVEQYMPYFDLKASPDEVFRFIEKRALFYESLALFHQATDDKKILGAVFITQNGTNKEPLLAMMTSNDALRYHL
- a CDS encoding (deoxy)nucleoside triphosphate pyrophosphohydrolase; the protein is MKRHIEVVAAIIIKEGKIFAACRSYGNKETIDKFEFPGGKVEADETHQMALTREIKEEFSASIEVQSHFMDVDYEYDDFTMTLHAYFALLTSHELVPQEHSSIFWGRASELSKLAFGPADSIIVKALQNKNLAAIGGK
- a CDS encoding ABC transporter ATP-binding protein; this encodes MIKLVEVSKYYHENNIVAQGMRKVSLDFDLGEFVAITGESGSGKSTLLNVISGVDTYEDGEMLIDGVPTSGFDEKDWDHYRRNYIGFIFQNYHLIDSYTVYENVESALVLTDVNPRERKKRINDIIARVGLSKWKNQRAARLSGGQKQRVAIARALAKNTPIIVADEPTGNLDAESGKQISALLGEIAKNKLVIVVSHNYPQIEPYATRKIKMVDGEVIEDRELKAKNSVEENIAPLSEPVKKKRWHHALYFAWRNLFRQPKRSIFIFIVSLLATVLVAINTGNALADAYQLSSVLNLFSMQQNYANTDPSRIVVTPMDGGEWTETDSNRISRIINVNNVTENDKMVDTKFPLNFGTTASNYYFADTFMREYYSQLPILKGKTPLDKFDAIVSYDVIDYYGNLSLPIEVSFGSSQLASIVPDIRIVGVAKDDGRTKNTIFFSEEAMTSIASTFKINDLEDRITVFYDQAHTSGFRVSQIGYDSDISGTDAFLIDYEVDNTYYGMIDNVSFNIGSGNLTRYNNYDYGTLIIGPDFLSQFSIETPNRQASVFVSDIMFRSTVASRLKALGYRVVIPSEVGMDNIAVLKILAYLLVFLRNGLLMLFIGLGTYLVMRSMLRAKLKDYAILSTIGLDKKEIDILSLLELWLSFTLSFVVTLIVLTAVRLSHLGLFSVLISNLNFFVIVAIYGFLLILSLYIIKKFTKYMKKKSLLSEVRGTSEL